TCCAAGAAATTCTAACTACTCTTATTTAGTAGGGTACCAAAATTATGTAGTGTACTATGAATATAGAATGAAGCCAGATTCTAACCAATTTTTAGAGattcaaaaatagaatttaaacCACAATCTACATGAAAATCTGATTAATAGTTCCAGCAACTTACAAGCATTTTGAGCAGATAATCGCAGAAAgtatcaaacaaaatgaacaTCAAAATAGGACCAAGAGAATTACTATTTCCAGACAGGCGGAAGCTTCTTTGTCTTCTTGTAGTATCGGGCAAGGCGGTGAATCCTGCTCTCAACCAAAATCAACCTAAACTTAGAATCCTTATCCTTCCTGTTCCTCTCCAGATGCTTCCTGATAGCCACTGCTTTCTTGATCAAGTGGTACAAATCCTCAGGAATTTCAGGTGCAAGCCCTGTTTAACATTTAACAAACATTGTTTAACCACTTAAAGCAAAAACACacttacataaaaaaatagataattacAATTAACAAGTGTATCCCTCTGTTTAACAATCACCAAAGCCGTCAAATCATAAAAAAGAGTCCTTTTTTTATAAGCAGAaaacttcaaaaatggatATCAAGTCTCAAAACTTAATAAATTAGGCGCGCGCTCAGTTTACACATTACCTAGCAGAAACCATTCCTCAATCcagaaaacataaattaaaaaaaaaacggaaaATTTGAGAAGAAAAGTAAACAGGATAATACCATGACCCTTGAGAATGCGGAGAATCTTGCTTCCGGTGACGCTCTTCACCTGAGCAATTCCATGGGAGTCACGGAGAATCACGCCGATCTGCGACGGGGTGAGACCCTTCTTCGCAAACTTGCAGATATTCTCCTCAACCTTGAACAACAAAAGAGAAAATCACATCAAAATGGTTCTATCGTGATTATTATGTAGTATTTAAGGATTAAAAGAGAGATCAAAATTACATCTTCAGAGGTGATTTTGAGCCAGGAGGGAGGAGTCCTCTTGTAGGGAAGGGCTGAAGCGGAAATACCCTTTCTGCAACACAAGGCGAGGAATTCAAATTGATACTCAGTCGATAATAACAGATAAGCGCGAAACCGAAAAACAGATTGATAATCAGTACCCTCGGCTGTGCATGCGACCCATGGCGACGGCGCAGCTCTTTCTGCTTCTGAAATCCGAGTGTTCTAGCTCGAAGAAGTGAATAAGTAATTgatcaaattagggttttgtgaTATTTGTGGGTTTCAATTGGCCCATTTTATCCGGGAATTCATGGGCTGGCCCAGTTAAGTTTACACATCTTTTACTACAACTATTTTCTAAAACCATAATTAACTAcgattattattaatttattttgaaataatatacttCAAGTTCAAAAAAATACAAGGGATACTGATTAATGACGATGCTGCTATTTTCTGCATTATCACCTATTGTATCACATGTTAATCTAATGGCCATTATATTTCGTGActatatatcatatttatttaagagATTTATGTAAaagtattaaatttgttaatcattcaaaattttagattaaatttgttgacttTTTAGAGACTGAATCGAAACATACAAATTTTTCGTAACAAtgaatttctcattttctcttccttttgtattatttttcttataacatttataaattgaccaaattacctatgtaaaatttaaaatttcaattttgaaattttgtataCTCCTTAATTCTAAATTCTATTGCATCTACTCTCCTCTTCATCTACCCTCCTCCCATTTCATGCGGGATAGCTGTGcttttgttataaaaaaagaaaacagttcccaaaaagaaaaaaaagaaaaatgtactCCCGGTTTcactgcaaaaaaaatttgaatgaaagaaaaaagaggaaaaaaaaatattttgaaggaatcaataagaaaaaaagaagagggaaaaaaataaaaaatattctcaagAATTCGCATGTTCCattctatattttaaaaggTCAATGagttcaaatttcaaatttcaaatttcgaATGACTGAATTGAGTcccttttttaaaactctatatttatttctattatattttacttacaTTAATTCAACTTTCATTATTAttcatcatatttatttttatatgacgTTGGATTATtctttttgtaataaaaacTGGGTATGGAGTATCTTAATTTAgctttaaaattctaaataaaaattaaagtatgaaCACATTTTGGTATTGTATTTCAATAACGACACCGTATTCCTAAGCCCCAAATTTCCCATTCCAAAACCTCTCCCGGAAAATGGCCTCCGCGATCCGACTCGTGACGGAGAGAACCGGCGACGGCGTCGGACAACCATTCGTCGACTCCCACCACGGCGAGGAGCTGATGCTCGTGCAGCCCGGCGTCTCTATCGTCCTCGGCAGCAGCAGCCGTCAGCCTGAACTCCCCGGCACTCTCTACCTCACCACCAGGTTGTTTAACCTATTATCTTTCCCATTTTCTATGCTCAGTTTTTTATATAGCTCTTGTGTTGTTAACTTGTTATTGATTGTTCCGAATTGTGTGCGGAAAGGCAAGTAATTTGGCTGAGCGATTCGGATAGGGCGAAAGGCTATGCCGTCAATTTTATTTCGGTGTCGCTTCACGCTGTTTCCAGAGATCCCGAGGCTTATCCTCAGCCTTGTATCTATGCTCAGGTATTGATGTTTTCATGTAAAATGCTCAAGCTTTGTAGTTATTGTTGATAGAATTTAGGTTGCATTTTTTAGGTTTATAATGTGAAAGTTGTGTTATGGAATGTGTGGATCGAATAAGGTCCCGGCTACGGATGCCCTGGATTACCCAACGCACCTAAACATTCTACTTAGAACTAGTTTACATTGCCTACAAGGTGGATAAGATGTCGTTCCGTTGAAACATCCCATTGGTTGCAGGGAGACTAATCAACAACTGCTGAGTATGTTCTAGTGTTTGGGAATGTTAAGGcatctttttaataaatgcGTGTGTTCGAAGATCAAGTTGGAATAATTTCTTGTGGAGATGTTGTATACACACAGTAGAGGATTTTGAGGCGTCTTTATGcatatgtacatatatatggCTGGTATTACCTTTAGGAGGTTGTGTTGATAGGAGGATTTTGATgtaaaaattgatttgttgCAAGTTTTATTCACTCGGTTTATTCCTTGCATTTTGAATCCCTTAATCCAAAGGCCTAGTATTCTACAATATGTAGTACCTGCAGTTATTGGAATCCTCATCGAAGTGACTTTGTTAAACATAGGCATGAATTGAAATGTACAAtttgtaggagtatataatttggtGATGACACAAGCTTCTAGTCGTATGCATTGATATTCgatatactttttttaaagGTCTAATGATAggtgcatttttttttaattttcaagatTGAGAATGGGGCTGAGGAAGACGAGTCTGAAGATTCAGAGTCTGAAACTGACGATACGCTAAACTTATCCAAGATAACCGAGATGAGATTTGTGCCCTCGGATCCTAATCAATGTATCCGTTAGCTTTTCTAGCcatgcttttattttttatcctGCTCGCGTAATCCATGGCCCATCTTTGTAAATGTTTATTCGCTTTTATGAGTGGCAATTTTCTCCTTGATTTGTGCAGTGGACAGACTATTTACTGTATTCTGTGAATGCGCTGAGCTGAATCCTGATCCAGTCGAAGGTGGTATTAATTTCCTTGACAACGACATAGAACATTttcatatgtatatttttcactGGCTAACTACTTCATCGTGCTTCCTATAGAGGATGAGGGTgaaaataattggattttCAGTGCCGATCAGCTGGAATTCAATGCTGGTACCAATTGATTCCGAAAGCCCTTGTTCCCTTTATTGTACTCCTAACTGTTATCTACATTCTTATGCTCtctttttgtttctctttcgGCTGGTCAGAGGACGATGACTCGGAATGGGATGCCCACCAAAATCCAGCCCATCCAATCGGTGCCAATGGAAATGTGGACTTAGCTCAATCAGTGGTGCAGGTATGTTATATAGTGGTGGTTTGCAAAAATGCTAGAGTTTTATTCCCGGCCTTCAGAATCTCGTGCATGCGATTCATTGTATTATGTGTATGGAAGAATTTATACAATCTCTGTTCTTGCAGCTTCAGATAAATGATCAGCGCTTCGAGGATGCAGAGGAAATAGAGCAGGATGGTAGCAATGGTCATCACTAAACTTCCCATTTCTTCTGTTTCAGATTTGGATAGCTCTACAGTTTGCTCATTTTGAGCTTCATGGACTATGTTGTATGGTAGATTTTgtagattttatttatataaaaccTATCACTAAACATAGCTGTTGAGTAGAATCTATTTAACCAACGCATCCATTCTTGATggtgtttatttattttgtagtagtaattcTTTTGGCCTTTTGGGTTTTGTGGTGCcaaagtaaatatattttgaggaAAAGAAAGATTAATTGAGATATTAGAAAATTCCCATTCTTTAAATCCTTCTTAGTTCTAGAcctctttctttattttcattccAAGAAGGACTAATATACCGAATTGCTACACATAAAGTTCGTCGAGGCACATTACCAAAACGAACCATAAACAATTTGAATCGATCTTAGTGAACAATACACAACTGCCAATAGATCTCGATCCTCAGGGTAACACAAAAGCATGTTATTGGATAAATCCACACCTATATCTCCACCTCCACGaagcaaattttaaataaatatccaGAACGACATTtccttttcatcttttttttcattcacaaAAACCCAGTAAcacaaattatattagtttattttttataaatatccatttatTGGGCCTAACTTTCAATACATAGGCCTGCCCTTCAGCTAAATTGAAAAACAGAAGCCCATTAACAAATAGAAATTgataagaaggaaaaaatataaaaaccctaaccctagatTTATAATCCCATCCAACATCCGTTTTCAGCTCAGCTTGGAGCAGTCGACAGTTATCTCCGCCTCCCGCCGTCGCGCTCCATTCTTCCGGTACGGATCTCCGCGCTCCATTCTTCCGGTACGGATCTCCGCGGTTGTGTTAATTTAATGTGATACTATTAccaaaaagttttaatttttcactaTCTGCTGTTTTGACAGAAGAAAGAAGCTCGATTGAATCATGGCGTTCGCAGCGGTAAAACCCTCAAAGCCAGGGCTAGAGGAGCCCCTGGAGCAGATTCACAAGATTCGTATTACACTTTCTTCCAAGAACGTGAAGAATTTGGAGAAAGGTTCAcactttttttgtttcaatgaTTATGGAATACTCAATTTGTTATGCTCTGTTAGTATTCAATAATATAGAGATCATCTATTTTATTCGTACCTTGTAATGTTAGGCTGTGATTGAGAATCTagcataaattttatatggaagagagttagagagagagagagagagagagagaaataggaaaaaatgtttgatttttaatcaGAATTGATTGATCAGAattgaaccaaacacactctTTAACATGGGAGGTCCACTGGTTTTCAGTATTGGTAAAGTGTCTGTTGTTGTAGGATTTCGGAGTGCATATCTATGCTTACTTTGCTTGATATATACTATTCATATTGCTATTTTCTCCGTTGTAAAGGTGAAATTTTACTAGTATGTTTTTTGCATTGTATGCCTTTGTCTGCGTGGAGATGTTTTTGCTGATGTACTGAGGATTGATGCTTACAGTCTGTGCCGACTTGGTGCGTGGTGCCAAGGACAAGAGGCTCAGAGTCAAGGGACCAGTGAGAATGCCCACTAAGGTTCTCAAGATCACTACTAGGAAATCTCCTTGTGGTGAAGGTAAAAATCcttttttgcattttcttaTTGAGTTTCTGTTCAATGcatcattttatttggaattcGAGTGTTTATAGTAGTGTTCTTAGTAAAAGTTTCTTCTTTTATGCTACCTCATTAAGGTCTTTTTACCATGAGTAATATTTTGTGGTCACTCTGGTATTGTTCTTATAAAGCTATTACTCTTATATAAGCTCAACTGTTTGTTTTCAATCTGTTCCTCCTTATTGCATTAGACGGCTTGTTTTGTTGTAAAGCTTTGTTCATGTCTTTGGTCTTCACTAATTGCAAGTTTGATTAAGGGTACACTCGTGAAGTATAGCAGCTATAGAAATTAGAACATAACCTTAAATGAATCTCCTTTATTGATCCTGTAAGTCTGCATTTTGGGCAATGtgtctttcttcattttgaaTGATTAACCCGAtacatatcttatttttagcAATACATATTTGATGTTCTTAATCGACTGatcctactttttttcattggAACATTTAAATAATCAACTGGTGCCTGAATCTTGTTTCTCCAGGTACCAACACCTTTGATAGGTTTGAGCTTAGGGTTCACAAGCGAGTGATTGACCTTTTCAGCTCACCCGATGTTGTGAAGCAGATCACTTCAATTACCATTGAACCTGGTGTAGAGGTCGAAGTCACAATCGCAGATTCTTAGACACATCTTGTTAAGCCAGAAATCCTTGAGCCGCATATATGGGGCAAGGCTGTTATACGAGTTCCTTTGACTGTTCACAATTTTGAATATCCTAGACTCCTTTATATTTACGTCGAATACTTTTTTGTTGTTGAGATATGGAATTCAGTTTATGTGACAGCCTTGCATTTCCATCTTGATGTTTTCCATCTTAATCTTGATATCCACATTGTCTCTCTTCACTTGTAGAATCTGATTAATCATATCTTGTGAAATGAAGTTTGAATTC
The genomic region above belongs to Salvia hispanica cultivar TCC Black 2014 chromosome 3, UniMelb_Shisp_WGS_1.0, whole genome shotgun sequence and contains:
- the LOC125216855 gene encoding 40S ribosomal protein S13-like, encoding MGRMHSRGKGISASALPYKRTPPSWLKITSEDVEENICKFAKKGLTPSQIGVILRDSHGIAQVKSVTGSKILRILKGHGLAPEIPEDLYHLIKKAVAIRKHLERNRKDKDSKFRLILVESRIHRLARYYKKTKKLPPVWKYESTTASTLVA
- the LOC125212316 gene encoding chloride conductance regulatory protein ICln-like, producing the protein MASAIRLVTERTGDGVGQPFVDSHHGEELMLVQPGVSIVLGSSSRQPELPGTLYLTTRQVIWLSDSDRAKGYAVNFISVSLHAVSRDPEAYPQPCIYAQIENGAEEDESEDSESETDDTLNLSKITEMRFVPSDPNQLDRLFTVFCECAELNPDPVEEDEGENNWIFSADQLEFNAEDDDSEWDAHQNPAHPIGANGNVDLAQSVVQLQINDQRFEDAEEIEQDGSNGHH
- the LOC125216925 gene encoding 40S ribosomal protein S20-2-like, whose amino-acid sequence is MAFAAVKPSKPGLEEPLEQIHKIRITLSSKNVKNLEKVCADLVRGAKDKRLRVKGPVRMPTKVLKITTRKSPCGEGTNTFDRFELRVHKRVIDLFSSPDVVKQITSITIEPGVEVEVTIADS